From Weissella diestrammenae, a single genomic window includes:
- a CDS encoding dihydroorotate dehydrogenase yields the protein MADNRLAVSLPGLALKNPLMPSSGAFYYGLDHLNDFDLNQLGALVLKTTTVTERGGNPQPWVITTQAGPLNSVGLANPGLKKVQKNFLPQLEKALPDLPVMISIAGETVSEYVTLATAFEKDTYLKALEINLSCPNVDRGGLEFGVDPATAAEVIAAVRAVTTKAIYAKLSPNVTDIRPIAQAVEAAGADGIVVINTVVGMSLDLQKRQVRLFRGIGGLSGSAIHPIAVRMVYEVASVVSIPIIGVGGIQTIDDALELLLAGASAVQVGVANAANPMLLAQLVAELPGALDRYGFESVATVTKALKPLPQTVSEWLPNEE from the coding sequence ATGGCAGATAATCGATTAGCAGTCAGTTTACCTGGATTAGCGTTAAAAAATCCATTAATGCCATCATCAGGTGCATTTTATTATGGCTTGGATCATTTAAATGACTTTGATTTAAATCAACTAGGCGCATTAGTTTTGAAGACAACCACGGTCACTGAACGGGGTGGAAATCCACAACCTTGGGTGATTACAACGCAAGCTGGGCCATTGAATTCAGTGGGGTTAGCCAATCCAGGTTTGAAAAAGGTACAGAAAAATTTCTTGCCACAATTGGAAAAAGCTTTGCCTGATTTACCAGTCATGATTTCAATTGCTGGGGAAACGGTGAGTGAATACGTGACATTAGCGACTGCTTTTGAAAAAGACACTTATCTTAAGGCACTTGAAATCAATCTGTCATGCCCCAATGTTGACCGTGGTGGACTTGAATTTGGCGTAGATCCAGCAACGGCGGCTGAGGTTATTGCTGCAGTTAGAGCAGTCACGACAAAAGCCATCTATGCTAAGCTATCACCAAATGTGACTGATATTCGGCCAATTGCACAAGCAGTGGAAGCGGCTGGCGCTGATGGCATTGTAGTAATTAATACCGTCGTAGGCATGAGCTTGGATCTTCAAAAGCGTCAGGTACGGTTATTCCGCGGAATTGGTGGTTTGTCGGGGTCCGCGATTCATCCGATTGCAGTGCGAATGGTTTATGAAGTTGCCTCAGTCGTTTCAATTCCAATTATTGGCGTGGGTGGCATTCAGACGATTGATGATGCATTGGAATTATTATTAGCAGGAGCGAGTGCAGTGCAAGTTGGGGTGGCTAATGCGGCGAATCCAATGTTATTAGCGCAATTAGTGGCTGAATTGCCAGGTGCGTTAGATCGATATGGCTTTGAATCGGTTGCTACCGTAACCAAAGCGCTTAAACCCTTACCACAAACGGTCAGTGAGTGGTTACCAAATGAGGAGTAA
- the pyrF gene encoding orotidine-5'-phosphate decarboxylase, with translation MTNEPVFIALDFENERLAWQFLEQFGTQRPAVKVGMELFYVAGPAFIRALKTAGYVVFLDLKMYDIPNTVGKATQNIAGLGVDYLTVHAAGGERMMRAAALGARNGQKVNQSPLKILAITQLTSFSNAEMQATQLISVPLSESVLHLAKLAEKSGLAGVISSAHESRAIHQVTRADFLSVTPGIRFIDDDQGDQQRITTPAKAKQLGADGLVIGRSITGAKDPVVAYYRALQNYHEGDES, from the coding sequence ATGACAAATGAACCGGTCTTTATTGCCTTAGATTTTGAGAATGAACGCTTGGCTTGGCAATTCTTGGAACAGTTTGGTACACAACGGCCAGCGGTTAAAGTTGGAATGGAATTGTTTTATGTTGCTGGTCCGGCATTTATTCGGGCGCTAAAAACTGCTGGGTATGTTGTTTTCTTAGATTTAAAAATGTATGACATTCCAAATACAGTGGGAAAAGCGACGCAAAATATTGCCGGGTTAGGCGTTGATTATCTCACGGTGCATGCTGCTGGTGGTGAGCGGATGATGCGTGCAGCTGCATTAGGGGCAAGGAATGGCCAGAAGGTGAATCAATCGCCGCTAAAAATTTTGGCCATTACGCAATTGACGTCATTTTCAAATGCTGAGATGCAGGCGACTCAGTTGATATCAGTGCCGTTATCAGAATCGGTTTTGCATCTAGCAAAATTAGCCGAAAAATCTGGGTTAGCTGGTGTTATATCATCTGCGCATGAGTCACGCGCCATACATCAAGTGACGCGTGCAGATTTTCTATCAGTGACGCCGGGAATTCGCTTTATTGATGACGATCAAGGTGACCAGCAACGTATCACGACACCTGCAAAGGCAAAACAATTGGGTGCCGATGGTCTTGTAATTGGTCGATCAATTACTGGGGCTAAAGACCCGGTCGTAGCCTACTACCGGGCATTACAAAATTACCATGAAGGAGATGAATCATGA
- the pyrE gene encoding orotate phosphoribosyltransferase — translation MMTYQDAVAQGLLEIGAVKLQPAQPFTWASGLKSPIYTDNRLTIAFPKVRQIIINGLVALIKRQYPDAQVIGGVATAGIPHAAWVAQALDLPMIYVRSKPKDHGAGQQIEGQLLPGQKVVLIDDLISTGGSVLGAVAATRAAQGDVLGVVSIFSYDLSAADDNFKQAATDFTPLTTYSVLIETAARLGLISAEELQILQTWRQDPGHWQTVDLSEH, via the coding sequence ATCATGACATATCAAGATGCGGTTGCTCAGGGATTGCTCGAAATTGGTGCGGTTAAATTACAGCCAGCGCAACCATTTACATGGGCTTCAGGCTTAAAAAGTCCAATTTACACTGATAATCGGTTAACAATTGCATTTCCCAAGGTGCGACAAATCATTATTAACGGCTTAGTGGCATTAATAAAACGCCAATACCCGGACGCGCAAGTGATTGGTGGCGTTGCGACGGCTGGTATTCCACATGCGGCTTGGGTGGCGCAAGCCTTAGATTTACCGATGATTTATGTTCGATCAAAGCCAAAAGATCATGGGGCGGGGCAACAAATTGAAGGCCAATTATTACCGGGTCAAAAGGTTGTTTTGATTGATGATTTGATTTCGACCGGTGGTTCAGTTTTAGGCGCCGTTGCGGCCACACGTGCGGCACAAGGGGATGTCTTGGGTGTCGTGTCGATTTTTTCATATGATTTATCGGCTGCCGATGATAATTTTAAGCAAGCAGCTACAGATTTCACGCCACTTACGACCTATTCTGTCTTAATTGAAACGGCGGCCCGGCTCGGCTTGATTTCGGCTGAAGAATTGCAAATCTTACAAACGTGGCGGCAAGACCCAGGACATTGGCAAACTGTTGATTTATCTGAACACTAA
- a CDS encoding glycosyltransferase family 4 protein, which produces MNVGIFTDTYFPQLSGVATSIETLRKQLEANGHQVYIFTSTDPNAPEKGDEPNVYRFASLPFMGFKERRIAYRGAIQAQLIAKKLKLDIVHTQTEFSLGLIGKSVARAMHIPVVHTYHTNYEDYTHYVFNGRIIRPGGVAMIMRGYSRGLTGLVAPSEQTREQLLEYGIKAPIEIIPTGVKVQHTTDEDQSVALRQSLGLAPDALVMLSLGRIAFEKNIEAVLETFADILDDLPEARLIIAGDGPAEQAIQDHAAALEIMDKVIFTGYVSHDKAYSYYCLADVFVSASESETQGLTYIEAMTANTPVVAINSPYLDTVVTDENIGTLVRNVYELTAPVEKYLLAAQAQQVLGNPDIRETILHEIDERTFGARIIAFYQEAIAVYHEEEDLEAAEDADAEYARTFVLRNPFRRNHNA; this is translated from the coding sequence ATGAACGTAGGGATTTTTACTGACACATATTTTCCACAGTTGTCAGGTGTTGCCACCTCAATTGAAACGCTTCGCAAACAACTAGAAGCAAACGGTCATCAAGTTTACATTTTCACGTCAACTGATCCTAATGCACCAGAAAAAGGTGACGAGCCAAATGTGTATCGTTTTGCGAGCCTGCCGTTTATGGGCTTTAAAGAACGACGCATTGCATACCGGGGGGCGATTCAAGCCCAATTAATTGCTAAGAAGCTAAAATTAGATATCGTGCATACACAAACTGAGTTTTCCTTAGGCTTGATTGGTAAGTCCGTGGCACGGGCTATGCATATTCCAGTTGTTCATACTTATCATACGAATTATGAAGATTACACGCACTATGTTTTTAATGGTCGCATTATCCGTCCCGGTGGGGTCGCAATGATTATGCGTGGTTATTCTCGAGGCTTAACTGGTTTAGTGGCGCCTTCAGAACAGACACGCGAACAATTGCTTGAATATGGTATCAAAGCCCCGATTGAAATTATCCCAACAGGTGTTAAGGTCCAACATACAACCGATGAGGACCAAAGTGTTGCTTTGCGTCAGTCATTGGGACTGGCCCCTGATGCATTGGTTATGCTGTCATTGGGTCGCATTGCCTTTGAGAAAAATATTGAGGCTGTCTTAGAAACATTTGCAGACATTTTAGATGATCTCCCTGAAGCCCGCCTAATTATTGCTGGAGACGGTCCAGCCGAACAGGCAATTCAAGACCATGCAGCGGCTTTGGAAATTATGGATAAAGTGATTTTCACGGGCTACGTTTCACATGATAAAGCATACAGCTACTATTGTTTGGCTGATGTCTTTGTTTCGGCATCGGAGAGTGAAACCCAGGGGTTAACGTATATTGAGGCGATGACGGCAAATACGCCTGTGGTTGCGATTAATAGCCCTTATCTTGATACTGTCGTGACGGATGAAAATATTGGTACATTGGTGCGCAATGTTTACGAATTAACAGCACCAGTTGAAAAGTATTTGCTTGCGGCCCAAGCACAACAAGTCTTGGGTAACCCTGATATTCGTGAAACGATTTTACATGAAATTGATGAACGAACATTTGGTGCACGCATCATTGCCTTTTATCAAGAAGCGATTGCCGTTTATCATGAAGAAGAGGATCTTGAAGCAGCAGAAGATGCCGACGCAGAATATGCCCGGACCTTTGTGCTACGTAATCCATTTAGAAGGAATCATAATGCTTAA